In Blautia wexlerae DSM 19850, a single window of DNA contains:
- a CDS encoding GH36-type glycosyl hydrolase domain-containing protein: protein MKFGYFDDKAKEYVITTPHTPLPWINYLGSNDFFSLISNTCGGYSFYKDAKLLRITRYRYNNIPADSNGKYYYINDDGVIWNPGTMPSATETDTYECRHGLGYSRFCSSKNNLKAELLVFVPSDASCEINCLKLKNNSETEKNISLFSYVEFCLWNAVDDASNFQRNLSIGEVEVQGSTIYHKTEYRERRKHYSFFTVNTQVDNYDTNRDAFLGAGNGNAFPEAVCKKKCSNSIASGWYPIAAHQIDLTLLPGEEKEFVFMLGYCENPADDKWEAPGIINKTSAKALIERFNTMEKAMQAFAELKNYWETLLARFAVVSENEHIDRMANIWNQYQCMVTFNMSRSASYYESGTGRGMGFRDSCQDLLGFVHLIPERARERIIDIASTQFPDGSAYHQYQPLTKQGNLDVGSGFNDDPLWLIAAVAAYIKETGDYGILDVQVPFDCKKGTEVPLFEHLEKSFYYTVTHLGPHKLPLIGRADWNDCLNLNCFSSEPGESFQTTGPSEGPVAESVFIAGMFVKYGKEFEELCERTGHTELAKEAGKAVDEMYQAVLDNGWDGEWFLRAYDAQSEKVGSKECEEGKIFIEPQGFCVMAGIGKEEGIAEKALDSVNELLETKYGIMILQPAYTRYHLELGEITSYPPGYKENAGIFCHNNPWISIAETVLGRGNRAFEVYRKICPSYIEEISDIHRTEPYVYSQMIAGADAPGFGEAKNSWLTGTAAWTFINLSQALLGILPGYDGLIVDPCLPETFGDFKVNRHFRGADYHIEIHKPKGVQKGVRWIEVDGERINGNQIPMVNGRNEYHVIVQMG from the coding sequence ATGAAATTCGGATATTTTGACGACAAGGCGAAAGAATATGTTATCACTACACCACATACACCATTACCCTGGATCAATTATCTGGGAAGTAATGATTTCTTTTCACTGATCTCCAACACCTGCGGAGGATATAGCTTTTATAAAGATGCAAAATTGTTGCGAATTACCAGGTACCGTTATAATAATATTCCTGCAGATTCCAACGGAAAGTATTATTATATTAATGATGACGGAGTAATCTGGAATCCGGGAACTATGCCGTCTGCAACAGAAACAGATACTTATGAATGCAGACATGGTCTTGGATACAGTCGCTTCTGTTCTTCGAAAAATAATCTAAAAGCAGAGCTTCTGGTTTTTGTGCCCTCTGATGCTTCATGTGAGATCAATTGTCTGAAACTGAAAAATAACTCTGAAACTGAAAAAAATATTTCTCTGTTCTCATACGTGGAATTCTGCCTCTGGAATGCAGTGGATGACGCATCGAACTTCCAGAGAAATTTAAGTATCGGAGAAGTGGAAGTACAGGGGAGTACGATTTATCATAAGACAGAATACAGAGAAAGAAGGAAACATTACAGTTTCTTTACAGTAAATACACAGGTGGACAATTATGATACCAACAGAGATGCTTTTCTGGGAGCAGGAAACGGGAATGCTTTTCCAGAAGCTGTATGTAAGAAAAAATGCAGTAACTCTATTGCAAGCGGATGGTATCCCATTGCTGCACATCAGATAGATCTGACTCTGCTGCCGGGAGAGGAAAAAGAATTTGTTTTTATGCTGGGATATTGTGAAAATCCGGCAGATGATAAATGGGAAGCTCCCGGAATTATCAATAAAACCTCTGCAAAAGCATTGATTGAAAGATTTAATACAATGGAAAAAGCGATGCAGGCCTTTGCAGAACTGAAAAATTACTGGGAAACATTGCTGGCACGCTTTGCAGTCGTCAGCGAGAACGAACATATTGACCGCATGGCAAATATCTGGAATCAATATCAGTGTATGGTAACCTTCAATATGTCCAGATCAGCATCTTATTACGAATCAGGAACAGGACGGGGGATGGGGTTTCGCGATTCTTGTCAGGATCTTCTGGGATTTGTGCATCTTATCCCGGAGCGGGCAAGGGAAAGGATTATTGATATAGCATCTACACAGTTTCCGGATGGAAGTGCATATCATCAGTACCAGCCGCTGACAAAACAGGGGAATCTGGATGTTGGAAGCGGATTTAATGACGACCCGTTATGGCTGATCGCAGCAGTAGCAGCATATATCAAAGAGACTGGTGATTATGGGATACTTGATGTGCAGGTACCCTTTGATTGTAAGAAGGGAACAGAGGTACCGCTTTTTGAACATCTGGAGAAATCTTTTTATTACACAGTAACCCATCTTGGTCCTCACAAACTTCCTCTGATCGGAAGGGCAGACTGGAATGACTGCCTGAATCTGAACTGTTTTTCCAGTGAACCTGGAGAATCCTTTCAGACAACAGGGCCGTCGGAAGGCCCTGTGGCAGAATCTGTATTTATTGCAGGTATGTTTGTGAAATATGGAAAAGAATTTGAGGAGCTCTGTGAGCGGACCGGGCACACAGAACTTGCAAAAGAAGCAGGGAAAGCAGTGGATGAGATGTATCAGGCAGTGCTGGATAATGGATGGGACGGAGAATGGTTCCTGCGTGCCTATGATGCACAGTCTGAAAAGGTTGGTTCAAAAGAATGCGAAGAAGGAAAGATTTTTATTGAACCACAGGGATTCTGTGTTATGGCAGGAATCGGCAAGGAAGAAGGAATAGCAGAAAAAGCTCTGGACTCTGTGAATGAATTGCTGGAAACAAAGTATGGAATAATGATCCTTCAGCCGGCTTATACAAGATACCATCTGGAACTTGGGGAAATTACTTCTTATCCGCCTGGATATAAAGAAAATGCAGGAATTTTCTGCCACAACAATCCGTGGATTTCCATTGCGGAGACTGTGCTTGGAAGAGGAAACAGGGCATTTGAGGTTTATCGTAAAATATGTCCATCTTATATTGAGGAAATCAGTGATATTCACCGGACAGAACCATATGTATATTCGCAGATGATCGCGGGAGCTGATGCACCAGGATTTGGAGAGGCAAAAAACAGTTGGCTGACAGGAACTGCAGCGTGGACATTTATAAACCTGTCACAGGCGCTTCTTGGTATTCTGCCAGGATATGATGGTTTGATCGTAGACCCCTGCCTTCCGGAAACGTTTGGCGATTTTAAAGTGAACCGTCATTTTAGAGGGGCGGATTATCATATTGAGATCCATAAACCGAAAGGTGTGCAGAAAGGAGTCAGATGGATTGAGGTAGATGGTGAGAGGATAAATGGAAACCAGATTCCTATGGTCAATGGCAGAAACGAATACCATGTAATTGTACAGATGGGATAA
- a CDS encoding LacI family DNA-binding transcriptional regulator: protein MVSMKDIAKQCNVSVASVSKALNGYSDISEETRQLILKAASEMGYLPNSSARALKTRRSYNLGVLFVDEAMSGLTHDYFNHVLESFKRTAESRGYDITFTSGNLSGQHLSYYEHCRYRGVDGVVIACINFFTEEVQRLVQSEIPVVTIDHVFDGRIAVVSNNIQGMEELVSYILERGHRKIAYIHGEDSSVTRNRLGSFYRTLQKKRIDIPDEYMPVIPYRDAEAAAIATSELLDLKDPPTCILYPDDFSALGGINEIHERGLRIPDDISIAGYDGLTFARILEPRLTTLCQDTETIGRLAAQKLIDLIENPKTTIIDKFTVDGRLFPGASVRNLAK from the coding sequence ATGGTATCCATGAAAGACATCGCAAAACAATGTAACGTATCTGTTGCAAGCGTCAGCAAAGCACTTAATGGTTATTCGGATATCAGCGAAGAAACCCGACAGCTTATTTTGAAGGCTGCATCAGAAATGGGATATCTTCCAAATTCCTCAGCCAGAGCACTAAAGACCAGACGCAGTTATAATCTTGGCGTACTTTTTGTAGACGAAGCCATGAGTGGCCTCACCCATGATTATTTCAATCATGTACTGGAAAGCTTTAAACGCACTGCCGAATCCAGAGGATATGACATCACTTTTACCAGCGGAAACCTCTCCGGTCAGCATCTCAGTTATTATGAGCACTGCCGTTACCGTGGAGTCGATGGAGTGGTGATCGCCTGTATCAATTTTTTTACAGAAGAGGTACAGCGCCTGGTACAATCCGAGATACCGGTAGTCACTATCGATCATGTATTTGATGGAAGAATTGCTGTTGTTTCCAACAACATTCAGGGAATGGAAGAACTTGTCTCTTATATTCTTGAACGGGGACACAGAAAGATTGCCTATATTCACGGAGAAGATTCCTCTGTCACACGAAACAGACTTGGAAGTTTTTACAGAACTCTCCAGAAAAAACGAATCGATATACCTGATGAATATATGCCAGTCATTCCTTATCGAGATGCAGAAGCTGCAGCAATAGCAACTTCAGAGCTTCTGGATCTGAAAGATCCTCCTACCTGTATCCTCTATCCGGATGACTTCTCCGCACTGGGTGGCATCAATGAAATCCACGAACGTGGACTTCGAATACCAGATGATATTTCCATTGCAGGCTATGACGGACTTACTTTTGCACGCATCCTGGAGCCACGGCTGACAACTCTGTGTCAGGACACAGAAACGATTGGACGGCTTGCCGCACAGAAGCTGATTGATCTTATCGAAAATCCTAAAACAACGATCATCGATAAATTCACCGTTGATGGAAGACTTTTCCCCGGTGCATCAGTCAGAAATCTGGCAAAATAA
- a CDS encoding ABC transporter substrate-binding protein, with protein sequence MKRKAMAITLTAAMLAGLTAVPTWAEDAAADEGKVLNIYCWNEEFKSRLTDHYPGYEEVDGTHGKIGDVDVVWNITPSDDNAYQNNLDETLLKQADAAADDKIDLFLVEADYALKYVNTDYTMSVADLGITDEEVADQYQYTKDVMTDSDGNLKGLSWQGCPGAMIYRRDIAKEVFGSDDPAEVQKKVADWDTFKATAEELKEKGYQMTSTVNDAYRVFSNNVTSPWVVDGKITVDDNIKNWVDMSKEMVDAGETATYELWSDDWSKGFFKDSNVFSYFGPAWFIDFSMSADQDGSVGKDGGWAATEGPQGFYWGGTWITAATGTDNPTLVADIMRTMTTNVDVMKEIVTADNDFVNNKPAMEEMAKDESYGDAVLGGQNPLAMFCAGADKIDLSNMSIYDQGCNEEFQNAMKNYFEGNASYDEALDLFYKAVVEKYPELSY encoded by the coding sequence ATGAAGAGAAAAGCTATGGCAATTACATTAACAGCAGCTATGCTTGCCGGTCTTACAGCAGTTCCAACATGGGCTGAAGATGCAGCCGCTGACGAAGGTAAAGTTTTAAACATTTATTGCTGGAATGAAGAATTCAAATCCCGTCTGACTGACCACTATCCCGGATATGAAGAAGTTGACGGAACTCATGGCAAGATCGGAGATGTTGATGTTGTATGGAACATTACTCCTTCTGATGACAATGCATATCAGAATAATCTGGATGAGACTCTTCTGAAACAGGCTGATGCAGCAGCAGATGACAAAATCGATCTCTTCCTTGTTGAAGCCGATTATGCACTGAAATATGTAAATACAGATTATACAATGTCTGTGGCAGATCTGGGAATCACAGATGAGGAAGTTGCAGACCAGTATCAGTACACCAAAGATGTTATGACAGATTCGGATGGCAACTTAAAAGGTCTTTCCTGGCAGGGCTGCCCGGGTGCTATGATCTACAGAAGAGATATTGCAAAAGAAGTATTCGGAAGCGATGATCCGGCAGAGGTTCAGAAGAAAGTTGCAGACTGGGATACATTTAAGGCAACAGCCGAAGAGCTGAAGGAAAAAGGCTATCAGATGACTTCCACTGTAAATGATGCCTACCGTGTATTCTCTAATAATGTAACTTCCCCATGGGTTGTTGACGGAAAGATCACTGTTGATGACAATATCAAAAACTGGGTAGATATGTCCAAGGAAATGGTTGATGCCGGAGAAACAGCTACCTATGAATTGTGGAGTGATGACTGGAGCAAGGGCTTCTTCAAAGACAGCAATGTATTCTCATATTTCGGACCTGCATGGTTCATCGACTTCTCCATGAGCGCTGACCAGGATGGTTCAGTTGGTAAAGATGGCGGCTGGGCTGCAACAGAAGGGCCACAGGGCTTCTACTGGGGCGGAACATGGATCACAGCAGCTACAGGCACAGACAATCCTACACTGGTTGCTGATATCATGAGAACTATGACAACTAACGTTGACGTTATGAAAGAAATCGTTACTGCTGATAATGACTTCGTAAACAATAAACCTGCCATGGAAGAAATGGCTAAAGACGAGAGCTACGGCGATGCAGTTCTCGGCGGACAGAATCCTCTGGCTATGTTCTGTGCAGGCGCTGATAAGATCGACCTGAGCAACATGAGCATCTATGATCAGGGCTGCAACGAAGAATTCCAGAATGCCATGAAGAACTACTTCGAAGGCAACGCATCTTATGATGAAGCTCTCGACCTGTTCTATAAGGCAGTTGTAGAAAAATATCCGGAACTTTCCTATTAA